Proteins encoded together in one Bradysia coprophila strain Holo2 chromosome X unlocalized genomic scaffold, BU_Bcop_v1 contig_473, whole genome shotgun sequence window:
- the LOC119070141 gene encoding dynein light chain 1, axonemal isoform X2, producing the protein MVANRKNGQYFVHVGKLKLSLSTNMIDKIYGISGMKNLKILSLGRNYIKQISGLEGVAETLEELWLSYNLIEKLKGIQVLKKLKVLYLSNNLIKDWVEFNKLQEVPTLESLVMVGNPIVEAVGDDAAWRTECIKRLPFLKKLDGETVVTDME; encoded by the exons ATGGTTGCCAATAGAAAAAATGGACAATACTTTGTCCACGTTGGTAAACT AAAATTAAGCCTATCCACGAACATGATCGACAAAATCTATGGCATCTCgggaatgaaaaatttaaaaattctttctcTCGGACGGAATTACATAAAACAAATATCGGGTCTA GAAGGCGTTGCAGAAACGTTAGAGGAACTTTGGCTCAGCtacaatttgattgaaaagcTGAAGGGCATCCAAGTGTTGAAGAAACTGAAGGTGCTTTATCTGAGCAACAATTTGATAAAGGATTGGGTTGAGTTCAACAAATTACAAGAGGTTCCGACGCTGGAAAGTTTGGTGATGGTTGGAAACCCGATCGTAGAAGCTGTCGGTGATGATGCGGCTTGGAGGACTGAGTGTATAAAGCGACTCCCGTTTCTGAAAAAGTTGGATGGAGAAACGGTTGTCACAGACATGGAATGA
- the LOC119070141 gene encoding dynein light chain 1, axonemal isoform X1, whose product MSKASTIKEALKRWEDRTKENSLEAKVIELQFQWLPIEKMDNTLSTLVNCEKLSLSTNMIDKIYGISGMKNLKILSLGRNYIKQISGLEGVAETLEELWLSYNLIEKLKGIQVLKKLKVLYLSNNLIKDWVEFNKLQEVPTLESLVMVGNPIVEAVGDDAAWRTECIKRLPFLKKLDGETVVTDME is encoded by the exons ATGTCCAAAGCATCGACTATAAAAGAAGCACTGAAACGATGGGAAGATCGTACGAAAGAAAATTCCTTAGAGGCAAAGGTAATTGAGTTGCAATTCCAATGGTTGCCAATAGAAAAAATGGACAATACTTTGTCCACGTTGGTAAACTGTGA AAAATTAAGCCTATCCACGAACATGATCGACAAAATCTATGGCATCTCgggaatgaaaaatttaaaaattctttctcTCGGACGGAATTACATAAAACAAATATCGGGTCTA GAAGGCGTTGCAGAAACGTTAGAGGAACTTTGGCTCAGCtacaatttgattgaaaagcTGAAGGGCATCCAAGTGTTGAAGAAACTGAAGGTGCTTTATCTGAGCAACAATTTGATAAAGGATTGGGTTGAGTTCAACAAATTACAAGAGGTTCCGACGCTGGAAAGTTTGGTGATGGTTGGAAACCCGATCGTAGAAGCTGTCGGTGATGATGCGGCTTGGAGGACTGAGTGTATAAAGCGACTCCCGTTTCTGAAAAAGTTGGATGGAGAAACGGTTGTCACAGACATGGAATGA